From a single Polynucleobacter asymbioticus QLW-P1DMWA-1 genomic region:
- the scpA gene encoding methylmalonyl-CoA mutase: MQCNKTIRECFVSSDKKSSSTNPWPSFPETNLDAWNKSAQKSAPNGDVDKLGWNTPDGIQLKALYTSADTQDLNYTNTLPGFEPFVRGPQATMYSVRPWTIRQYAGFSTAEASNAFYREALAAGGQGVSVAFDLATHRGYDSDHPRVAGDVGKAGVAIDSVEDMKILFNGIPLDKVSVSMTMNGAVLPVLAGYIVAGEEQGVKQEALSGTIQNDILKEFMVRNTYIYPPEPSMRIIGDIIEYTAKNMPKFNSISISGYHMQEAGANQVLELAFTLADGREYVKTALAKGMDVDGFAGRLSFFFAIGMNFYLEVAKLRAARLLWWRIMKSFEPKNPKSLMLRTHCQTSGWSLTEQDPYNNVVRTTVEAMAAVFGGTQSLHTNSLDEAIALPSEFSSRIARNTQLILQEETHITSVIDPWAGSYMMESLTQEMADKAWEIIQEVDSMGGMIKAVESGWAKLKIEAAAAEKQAKIDSGSDVIVGVNKYKLAKEDLVDVLMIDNEMVREGQVARLKEIKAKRDTQKVEAALDALTKAAEDHTGNLLELSVNAIRLRATVGEVSDALEKVYGRHRADTQKVTGVYAAAYDSAEGWAKLQTEIADFAKDFGRRPRVMIAKLGQDGHDRGAKVVATAYADLGFDVDIGPLFQTPEECARQAIENDVHALGVSTLAAGHKTLVPAIIAELKKQGSDDIIVFVGGVIPRQDYEFLYEAGVKGIYGPGTPIPASAKDVLEQIRKSMKPV; encoded by the coding sequence ATGCAATGCAACAAAACAATCAGGGAGTGCTTTGTGAGTTCAGACAAGAAAAGTTCATCAACCAATCCATGGCCATCATTTCCAGAAACGAATCTGGACGCTTGGAATAAATCAGCGCAAAAATCTGCCCCTAATGGCGACGTAGATAAGCTTGGTTGGAATACACCTGACGGTATTCAATTAAAAGCCTTATACACCTCTGCAGATACACAGGATCTGAATTACACAAATACATTGCCAGGATTCGAACCTTTTGTACGCGGACCCCAAGCAACAATGTATTCCGTGCGTCCATGGACGATTCGTCAATACGCTGGATTTTCAACTGCTGAAGCATCAAATGCTTTTTACCGTGAAGCATTAGCTGCTGGCGGCCAAGGCGTTTCAGTTGCATTTGATTTGGCGACGCACCGCGGTTATGACTCAGACCATCCTCGTGTAGCAGGTGATGTTGGTAAAGCTGGCGTCGCAATTGACTCAGTTGAAGATATGAAAATTTTATTTAACGGCATTCCGTTAGATAAGGTTTCTGTCTCAATGACTATGAATGGTGCTGTGCTACCTGTGCTAGCCGGCTACATCGTTGCGGGTGAAGAACAAGGCGTAAAGCAAGAAGCGCTTTCTGGAACCATACAGAATGACATTCTGAAAGAGTTCATGGTGCGCAACACCTATATCTACCCACCAGAGCCATCAATGCGCATCATTGGTGACATCATTGAATATACGGCAAAAAATATGCCGAAATTTAACTCGATCTCGATTTCGGGTTATCACATGCAAGAAGCTGGCGCAAACCAGGTATTGGAATTAGCGTTCACCTTAGCCGACGGAAGAGAGTATGTGAAGACTGCGCTTGCCAAGGGTATGGACGTGGATGGCTTTGCGGGACGCCTGTCATTCTTCTTTGCTATTGGTATGAACTTCTATTTAGAAGTTGCCAAATTACGTGCCGCTCGTTTGTTGTGGTGGCGCATTATGAAATCCTTTGAGCCAAAAAATCCAAAGTCGTTGATGTTGCGCACACACTGTCAAACTTCAGGTTGGTCTTTGACAGAGCAAGACCCCTACAACAATGTAGTGAGAACGACTGTTGAGGCAATGGCTGCTGTATTTGGCGGCACTCAGTCTTTGCATACCAATTCATTGGATGAAGCAATTGCTTTGCCATCTGAATTCTCAAGTCGCATTGCACGTAATACCCAATTAATTTTGCAGGAAGAGACTCATATCACTAGCGTGATCGACCCTTGGGCTGGTTCCTACATGATGGAGAGTTTGACTCAAGAGATGGCCGATAAAGCCTGGGAAATTATTCAAGAAGTTGATTCCATGGGTGGCATGATTAAGGCAGTCGAAAGTGGTTGGGCCAAGCTCAAGATCGAGGCCGCCGCAGCTGAAAAACAAGCCAAAATTGACTCGGGTTCAGATGTCATCGTTGGTGTTAATAAATACAAGCTAGCCAAAGAAGATCTCGTTGATGTGTTAATGATTGATAACGAGATGGTTCGCGAAGGGCAAGTAGCACGTCTTAAAGAAATCAAAGCTAAGCGTGATACTCAAAAAGTTGAAGCCGCATTAGATGCACTTACTAAAGCCGCGGAAGATCACACCGGTAACTTATTAGAGTTATCAGTCAATGCTATTCGTTTGCGCGCTACAGTAGGTGAGGTATCTGATGCATTAGAAAAGGTTTACGGGCGCCATCGCGCCGATACTCAAAAGGTGACCGGTGTGTATGCAGCCGCTTATGACTCAGCTGAAGGTTGGGCAAAACTTCAAACAGAAATCGCTGATTTTGCAAAAGATTTTGGTCGTCGCCCCCGTGTGATGATTGCTAAGCTCGGTCAGGATGGGCATGACCGCGGCGCTAAGGTTGTGGCTACCGCTTATGCGGACTTAGGGTTTGACGTTGATATTGGCCCCTTATTTCAAACTCCTGAAGAGTGCGCTCGTCAGGCCATTGAAAATGACGTTCATGCATTAGGCGTCTCAACATTAGCTGCTGGGCATAAAACGCTTGTTCCCGCCATCATTGCAGAGCTGAAAAAACAAGGCTCGGACGACATTATCGTTTTCGTTGGCGGTGTCATTCCAAGGCAGGATTACGAGTTTCTCTACGAGGCAGGGGTCAAAGGTATTTATGGCCCAGGAACACCAATTCCAGCTTCTGCAAAAGATGTACTTGAGCAGATTCGTAAATCAATGAAACCAGTTTAA
- the meaB gene encoding methylmalonyl Co-A mutase-associated GTPase MeaB — protein MLEAADLALVNDLADIASLKQRRALAKVITLLESTRLDHRKRADDVLNTLLPKTGKSFRLGISGVPGVGKSTLIESLGLYLIEKGHRVAVLAIDPTSSLSGGSILGDKTRMERLSVLDNAFIRPSPSSLTLGGVAEKTREAMLVAEAAGFDIIIVETVGVGQSEIAVSGMTDMFLLLQLPNAGDDLQAIKKGVMEIADLIVINKVDIDPDAAMRAQLFITSSLRLLGFQGNPDHASHNQDFWHPTVMTLSALEGKGVPELWEKIMHFEKLQRANGKFESRRKQQSGAWMWDRIDAGLKNAFRSNTAVQGLLPSLTAQVNQGTLAPSVAARRLLESMGHEFF, from the coding sequence ATGCTCGAAGCCGCTGATCTAGCGCTAGTAAATGACTTAGCTGATATTGCGTCGCTAAAGCAGCGTCGCGCATTGGCGAAGGTGATTACGTTGCTGGAGTCAACGCGTTTAGACCACCGAAAACGTGCTGACGATGTATTAAATACATTACTTCCGAAGACTGGCAAATCCTTTCGATTGGGAATTTCTGGTGTACCGGGAGTCGGTAAGTCTACGTTAATAGAAAGTCTAGGTCTTTATCTCATAGAAAAAGGTCATCGTGTAGCTGTGTTGGCTATCGATCCCACGTCAAGTTTGTCTGGCGGCTCCATATTGGGCGATAAAACCCGCATGGAGCGTTTATCTGTTTTGGATAATGCTTTTATACGACCAAGTCCTTCTTCTTTGACTCTCGGTGGAGTGGCCGAGAAAACACGTGAAGCGATGTTGGTTGCAGAAGCTGCTGGCTTTGACATCATCATTGTTGAAACAGTAGGCGTTGGCCAAAGTGAAATCGCTGTATCTGGCATGACTGATATGTTTTTGCTATTGCAATTGCCTAATGCTGGTGATGATTTGCAGGCAATTAAAAAGGGCGTAATGGAAATCGCCGACCTGATTGTGATTAATAAGGTAGACATTGATCCTGATGCCGCAATGCGTGCGCAACTATTTATCACCAGCTCTTTACGTTTACTCGGATTTCAGGGGAATCCTGATCATGCCTCTCACAACCAAGATTTTTGGCATCCAACAGTGATGACTTTAAGTGCGCTCGAAGGTAAAGGTGTCCCTGAGCTTTGGGAAAAAATCATGCACTTTGAAAAACTGCAAAGAGCAAATGGTAAGTTTGAATCTCGTCGTAAACAACAATCGGGCGCATGGATGTGGGACCGCATCGATGCAGGTTTAAAGAACGCATTTCGTAGCAATACAGCAGTGCAGGGGCTCTTACCGAGCCTTACTGCACAAGTAAATCAAGGAACCTTGGCTCCTTCAGTTGCAGCAAGACGTTTACTGGAGTCTATGGGGCATGAATTTTTCTAA
- a CDS encoding acyl-CoA carboxylase subunit beta, translating into MKEIIQQLEAKRELARLGGGQKRIQSQHAKGKLTARERIELLLDAGTFEEWDMFVEHRCHDFGMSDQTVPGDGVVTGYGMINGRLVFVFSQDFTVLGGSLSEAHAEKICKIMDQALKVGAPVIGLNDSGGARIQEGVASLGGYAEIFQRNVTASGVIPQISLIMGPSAGGAVYSPALTDFIFMVKDSSYMFVTGPEVVKTVTHEDVTAEELGGAVTHSTVSGVCDLAFENDVDAIMMLRRFFNYLPLSNREKPPLIKGANRNEEPDFSLDTLVPSNPNQPYDMKELIEKIVDDGEFFELQPDYAKNIVIGFARIEGRSIGIVANQPLILAGCLDIKASIKAARFVRFCDAFNIPVVTLVDVPGFMPGTAQEYGGIIKHGAKLLYAYADCTVPKVTLITRKAYGGAYDVMASKHLRGDVNFAWPSAEIAVMGPKGAVEIIFREEKSDPEKITAREAEYKAKFANPFVAGRRGYIDDVILPHETRKRIARSLAMLKDKDLKNPARKHGNIPL; encoded by the coding sequence ATGAAGGAAATCATTCAACAACTAGAAGCGAAGCGTGAGCTTGCCCGTTTAGGTGGTGGGCAGAAGCGCATTCAGTCTCAGCATGCTAAAGGCAAGCTGACTGCTCGCGAACGAATTGAGCTTTTGCTCGATGCTGGCACTTTCGAAGAATGGGATATGTTTGTTGAGCATCGATGCCATGACTTTGGCATGAGTGATCAAACTGTTCCGGGAGATGGTGTTGTTACTGGTTACGGCATGATTAACGGACGTTTAGTCTTTGTATTTTCACAAGACTTTACAGTTCTTGGTGGTTCATTATCAGAAGCACATGCAGAAAAGATCTGCAAAATTATGGATCAAGCACTTAAAGTGGGCGCACCCGTTATTGGTTTAAATGACTCTGGTGGCGCACGTATTCAAGAAGGCGTTGCTTCTTTAGGTGGCTATGCTGAAATTTTCCAACGTAACGTTACAGCATCTGGTGTCATTCCCCAGATTTCCTTGATTATGGGGCCTTCAGCTGGAGGTGCAGTGTATTCACCAGCGCTTACTGACTTCATCTTTATGGTGAAAGACAGTTCATACATGTTTGTTACTGGTCCTGAGGTGGTTAAAACCGTTACTCATGAGGATGTAACTGCAGAAGAATTGGGCGGTGCCGTAACCCATTCCACAGTATCAGGTGTTTGTGACTTGGCATTTGAAAATGATGTGGATGCGATCATGATGTTGCGTCGCTTCTTCAACTATTTGCCACTCTCTAATCGCGAAAAACCACCGTTGATTAAAGGTGCCAATCGTAATGAAGAACCCGATTTTTCATTAGATACATTAGTGCCATCTAACCCAAATCAGCCTTATGACATGAAGGAGTTGATAGAGAAGATTGTGGATGATGGCGAGTTCTTTGAGTTGCAACCTGATTACGCTAAAAATATTGTGATTGGATTTGCACGTATTGAAGGTCGCTCTATTGGTATTGTTGCTAACCAACCACTGATATTAGCTGGTTGCTTGGACATCAAGGCTTCTATTAAAGCGGCGCGTTTCGTCCGCTTCTGTGATGCTTTTAATATCCCAGTAGTCACCTTGGTTGACGTTCCAGGGTTTATGCCCGGTACCGCTCAAGAATACGGCGGCATTATTAAGCATGGCGCTAAGTTGTTATATGCCTACGCTGATTGCACCGTTCCAAAGGTAACCTTAATTACCCGTAAGGCTTATGGTGGCGCATATGACGTGATGGCCTCCAAGCATTTGCGTGGTGATGTTAACTTTGCATGGCCATCTGCTGAAATTGCAGTGATGGGCCCTAAAGGCGCTGTAGAAATTATTTTCCGTGAAGAGAAATCGGATCCAGAAAAAATTACAGCACGTGAAGCCGAATATAAGGCGAAGTTTGCAAATCCATTTGTGGCAGGCCGTCGAGGTTATATCGACGATGTTATTTTGCCGCACGAGACTCGCAAGCGAATCGCGCGCTCCTTGGCGATGCTAAAAGACAAAGACTTGAAGAATCCTGCCCGTAAACACGGCAATATTCCTCTGTAA
- the accC gene encoding acetyl-CoA carboxylase biotin carboxylase subunit, translating into MFKKILIANRGEIACRVMKTAKKMGIKTVAVYSEADKEARHVQLADEAVCIGPAPSRESYLVIDRIIQACKDTGAEAVHPGYGFLSENEQFAKRCEEEGIVFIGPKHQSIAAMGDKIASKKLALEAKVNTIPGYNEAIDTTEEAVKIAQGIGYPVMIKASAGGGGKGLRVAFNDKEAAEGFAACKTEAMNSFGDDRIFIEKFVEGPRHIEIQVLGDSQGNVVYLNERDCSIQRRHQKVIEEAPSPFIDPATRKAMGEQAVALAKAVNYQSAGTVEFVVGKDKSFYFLEMNTRLQVEHPVTESITGLDLVEQMIRVAAGEKLAFKQEDVKLDGWSMECRINADDPFRNFLPSTGRLVKYRPPESVDGVRVDTGVYEGGEIPMYYDSMIAKLIVHGKDRTEAIEKMRNALNDFVIRGIHSNIPFQAALLQHPRFVNGDFTTGFIAEEYPDGFKKDSVQPADPKRLAALAAFMRYRYLEHIKMIDGQLAGHEMVIAKKFVVVTGKKTGSMTDPYEVPIRVELKDGIYSVYIDEADGVSRYDIVSDWRPGQICLHATINGTHKVTAQVDRKGVKFYLVLDGAHFECMVLSPLGAELQRRMPVKLPPDTSKLVMSPMPGLLTKIAVKAGDAVTAGQKLASIEAMKMENTLSAMQDGVVAEVCAKEGDSLAVDQLIIRFE; encoded by the coding sequence ATGTTTAAGAAAATTCTGATTGCCAATCGCGGTGAGATTGCTTGCCGTGTAATGAAAACCGCCAAGAAGATGGGCATCAAGACCGTTGCTGTTTATTCGGAGGCCGATAAAGAAGCGCGTCACGTACAGCTTGCAGATGAGGCTGTCTGCATTGGACCAGCGCCTTCACGCGAATCTTATTTGGTAATCGATCGCATTATTCAAGCATGTAAAGATACCGGGGCTGAAGCTGTACATCCAGGATATGGATTTCTGTCTGAAAATGAACAGTTTGCCAAGCGTTGCGAAGAAGAGGGTATCGTTTTTATTGGGCCTAAGCACCAATCTATCGCAGCAATGGGCGACAAAATTGCCTCTAAAAAGCTGGCTTTAGAGGCTAAAGTTAATACGATTCCTGGTTACAACGAAGCTATCGACACTACTGAGGAAGCTGTAAAGATTGCTCAAGGCATTGGTTATCCAGTAATGATCAAAGCCTCCGCAGGTGGAGGTGGTAAAGGCTTGCGGGTTGCATTCAACGACAAAGAAGCGGCCGAAGGTTTCGCTGCTTGCAAAACTGAAGCGATGAATAGCTTTGGTGATGACAGAATTTTCATTGAGAAATTTGTAGAAGGTCCACGTCATATTGAAATTCAAGTATTAGGTGATTCCCAGGGTAATGTCGTGTATCTCAATGAGCGAGATTGCTCTATTCAACGGCGCCACCAAAAAGTCATCGAAGAAGCGCCTTCTCCTTTTATTGATCCAGCAACGCGTAAAGCAATGGGTGAACAAGCTGTTGCTTTAGCTAAAGCGGTTAATTACCAGTCTGCAGGTACTGTTGAGTTTGTGGTTGGTAAAGATAAGTCGTTCTACTTCTTAGAGATGAATACTCGTCTACAAGTCGAGCATCCGGTCACAGAAAGTATTACCGGCCTTGACCTGGTAGAGCAAATGATTCGTGTTGCTGCTGGTGAGAAGCTGGCATTCAAACAAGAAGATGTAAAACTGGATGGCTGGTCAATGGAATGTCGTATTAATGCAGATGATCCATTCCGTAACTTTTTACCATCTACCGGTCGTTTGGTTAAATATCGTCCTCCAGAGTCAGTTGATGGTGTTCGTGTAGATACAGGCGTCTATGAGGGTGGCGAGATTCCAATGTATTACGACTCAATGATCGCTAAGTTGATTGTTCACGGAAAAGATCGCACCGAAGCCATTGAAAAGATGCGTAATGCATTGAATGATTTTGTAATCCGTGGCATTCATTCCAATATTCCTTTTCAGGCTGCGTTATTGCAACATCCACGTTTTGTGAATGGCGACTTTACAACTGGGTTTATCGCTGAAGAGTATCCAGACGGATTTAAAAAGGACTCAGTGCAACCTGCCGATCCTAAGCGTTTAGCGGCATTAGCAGCATTTATGCGTTATCGCTATCTTGAGCATATCAAGATGATTGATGGTCAATTGGCTGGTCATGAGATGGTTATTGCTAAGAAGTTTGTGGTTGTTACTGGTAAGAAAACCGGTTCGATGACCGACCCTTATGAAGTACCTATTCGCGTTGAGTTAAAAGATGGTATCTATTCGGTCTACATCGATGAAGCAGATGGCGTAAGCCGCTATGACATCGTCAGCGATTGGCGCCCTGGTCAAATATGCTTGCATGCAACCATTAACGGAACCCACAAGGTTACCGCTCAGGTTGACAGAAAAGGCGTTAAATTTTATTTAGTGCTCGATGGAGCTCACTTTGAGTGCATGGTCTTAAGCCCACTTGGTGCCGAACTACAGCGTCGCATGCCAGTGAAGTTACCGCCGGATACCTCTAAGCTCGTGATGTCACCAATGCCAGGTCTGTTAACCAAGATTGCCGTAAAAGCTGGCGATGCGGTCACTGCTGGACAAAAATTGGCCTCTATTGAGGCGATGAAAATGGAGAATACACTCTCGGCAATGCAAGATGGCGTCGTAGCAGAGGTCTGTGCCAAAGAAGGTGATAGTTTGGCTGTTGATCAATTAATCATCCGTTTTGAATAA
- a CDS encoding VOC family protein, translating into MAAKPFKILGIQQIAIGGESKDRLKKLWVDMLGFEYKSTFVSERENVDEDICAIGTGAHEIEVDLMQPFDVEKKPAVHQTPLNHIGLWVDDLPKAVEWLSANGLRFAPGGIRKGAAGFDITFVHPKGNDEFPISGEGVLIELVQAPPEVIAGLRS; encoded by the coding sequence ATGGCCGCTAAACCATTCAAAATCTTAGGTATTCAGCAAATCGCCATTGGCGGTGAAAGTAAAGACCGCCTTAAGAAGTTGTGGGTAGATATGTTGGGCTTTGAATATAAAAGCACTTTCGTTTCTGAGCGTGAAAACGTAGATGAAGATATTTGCGCTATTGGCACTGGTGCACATGAGATTGAGGTAGATCTCATGCAGCCATTTGATGTTGAAAAAAAACCCGCAGTTCATCAAACGCCTCTCAATCATATTGGCTTATGGGTAGATGACTTGCCTAAGGCCGTTGAGTGGCTCTCAGCCAACGGCCTTCGATTTGCGCCGGGCGGTATTCGCAAGGGTGCTGCTGGATTTGACATTACTTTTGTACACCCAAAAGGCAATGATGAATTTCCAATTAGTGGAGAAGGCGTTTTAATTGAGTTAGTGCAGGCCCCTCCTGAGGTAATTGCGGGATTACGTTCATAA
- the tsaB gene encoding tRNA (adenosine(37)-N6)-threonylcarbamoyltransferase complex dimerization subunit type 1 TsaB, whose protein sequence is MTHLLAIDTSSAWCSVALSMHESAPQLRHELVSAGASQLLLPWVEDLLQDANLQLKDMDAIAVGIGPGAFTGVRLGVAAVQGLAISTNLPVIPVTSLDAIAAQLCKTQQFKKKQPQCFVIAIDARMDEIYWAKYQSAESISELPRRLGDIHLSKPEDIQLGGIHYLAGSGLKVFGERLFVNRTISSDALDADISISAIGILECAKRALKNNQQCDVHHLAPLYVRDKVALTTHEREIAFGKSSS, encoded by the coding sequence TTGACGCACTTACTTGCTATCGACACTTCATCGGCATGGTGTTCGGTGGCTTTATCTATGCATGAGTCTGCACCGCAACTCAGGCATGAACTTGTCTCCGCAGGAGCAAGCCAACTATTACTCCCTTGGGTAGAGGATCTGTTGCAGGATGCTAACCTGCAACTGAAGGATATGGACGCCATTGCTGTTGGCATTGGCCCTGGCGCTTTTACTGGAGTTCGCTTAGGTGTGGCAGCAGTCCAGGGCTTGGCTATATCAACAAATCTACCGGTTATTCCCGTAACCAGCTTAGATGCTATCGCTGCACAGTTGTGCAAAACTCAGCAATTCAAAAAGAAACAGCCTCAATGCTTTGTAATTGCCATTGATGCCCGTATGGATGAAATCTATTGGGCCAAATATCAATCTGCCGAATCTATATCCGAGCTACCAAGGCGTTTGGGTGATATTCATCTCAGCAAACCAGAGGATATTCAGTTAGGGGGCATTCATTATTTGGCTGGTAGCGGTCTGAAGGTATTTGGAGAGCGACTTTTTGTAAATCGCACCATTTCTTCAGATGCACTAGACGCGGATATTTCGATTTCAGCTATTGGTATCTTGGAATGCGCTAAAAGGGCACTTAAGAATAATCAGCAGTGTGATGTTCATCATTTGGCGCCGCTTTACGTGAGAGATAAAGTAGCCCTCACAACCCATGAGCGTGAGATTGCATTTGGAAAGTCATCCTCCTAA
- a CDS encoding GNAT family N-acetyltransferase produces the protein MSQHEDGAELSFMPMQVADLDSVLEIESISHIHPWTKGNFSDSLAAGHWAYCIRPASGSSGGQGNAQSSTQGTYLAPEALWAYCILYPAVDELHLLNITVSPKLRKLGLGARMMVAIEGVAIQQNMPRIILEVRPSNIPAVSLYQSLGYEEIGVRKDYYPANPETGKREDAIVMAKSIKLTA, from the coding sequence ATGTCGCAACATGAAGATGGTGCTGAGCTCTCTTTTATGCCTATGCAAGTAGCGGATTTAGACTCAGTCTTAGAAATTGAATCTATTTCCCATATACATCCGTGGACCAAGGGAAACTTTTCTGACTCTCTAGCTGCTGGTCATTGGGCCTATTGCATACGGCCGGCCTCTGGCTCTTCCGGTGGACAAGGCAATGCACAAAGCTCCACTCAAGGGACTTATCTAGCTCCCGAGGCATTATGGGCTTACTGTATTTTGTATCCCGCTGTGGATGAATTGCATTTACTCAATATCACCGTATCTCCTAAGCTGAGAAAACTCGGGCTAGGTGCGCGGATGATGGTTGCAATAGAGGGTGTAGCAATACAGCAAAATATGCCTAGGATTATTTTGGAAGTAAGGCCTTCAAATATTCCTGCGGTAAGCCTGTATCAGAGCTTGGGATATGAAGAAATTGGTGTTCGCAAGGACTACTACCCAGCCAATCCGGAGACTGGAAAGCGTGAAGATGCAATCGTCATGGCTAAATCGATTAAGCTAACAGCATGA